In Choloepus didactylus isolate mChoDid1 chromosome 18, mChoDid1.pri, whole genome shotgun sequence, a single genomic region encodes these proteins:
- the EPN3 gene encoding epsin-3 isoform X2 — translation MTTSALRRQVKNIVHNYSEAEIKVREATSNDPWGPPSSLMSEIADLTFNTVAFAEVMGMLWRRLNDSGKNWRHVYKALTLLDYLLKTGSERVAHQCRENLYTIQTLKDFQHIDRDGKDQGVNVREKVKQVMALLKDEERLRQERIHALKTKERMALEGVGLGSGQLGFSRRHGSPSSYNSSSSSPRYASDLEQARPQTSGEEELQLQLALAMSREEAEKPVPPASHRDEDLQLQLALRLSRQEQKEVRSWRGDDSPMTNGTGATVHHRRDRELQREERKEEEKLKTSQPSILDLADIFVPAPALPSTHCSADPWDIPGLRPSTEPSGSSWGPSADPWSPVPSGNALSRSQPWDLLPTLSSSEPWGRTPVLPAGPPTTDPWAQNSPHHQLPSTGADPWGSPVETSSIPALGGTSTFDPFAKPPESTEPKERLESTPALPSGKPSSPVELDLFGDPIPSAKQNGTKEPDALELGALGEALTPPRRTPESFLGPSASSLVNLDSLVKAPQAAKTRNPFLTGFSAPSSTNPFGWGEQGRPTLSQMRTGSPAPGLAAAAETPLGSMTYSASLPLPLSSVPAGATLPASVSVFPHAGAYPPPPASLPQPLMPTASPAGPPNPPPQAATNPFL, via the exons ATGACGACCTCCGCGCTGCGGCGCCAGGTGAAGAACATCGTGCACAACTACTCGGAGGCCGAGATCAAGGTGCGCGAGGCCACCAGCAATGACCCCTGGGGCCCGCCCAGCTCGCTCATGTCCGAGATCGCCGACCTGACCTTCAACACGGTGGCCTTCGCCGAGGTCATGGGCATGCTGTGGCGGCGGCTCAATGACAGTGGCAAGAACTGGCGGCACGTGTACAAGGCGCTGACGCTGCTGGACTACCTGCTCAAGACGGGCTCCGAGCGCGTGGCCCACCAGTGCCGAGAGAACCTCTACACCATCCAGACGCTCAAGGACTTCCAGCACATCGACCGCGACGGCAAGGACCAGGGCGTCAACGTGCGCGAGAAGGTCAAGCAGGTGATGGCCCTGCTCAAGGACGAGGAGCGCCTGCGGCAGGAGCGCATCCACGCTCTCAAGACCAAGGAGCGCATGGCGCTGGAGGGCGTGGGCCTTGGCAGCGGGCAGCTGGGCTTCAGCCGCCGCCACGGCTCCCCGTCCTCCTATAACT CTTCCTCCTCCTCGCCCCGCTATGCCTCAGACCTGGAGCAGGCTCGGCCCCAGACGTCAggggaagaggagctgcagctgcagcTGGCCCTGGCCATGAGCCGCGAGGAGGCTGAGAAG CCGGTCCCCCCAGCCTCCCACAGGGACGAGGACTTGCAGCTGCAGCTGGCTCTGCGCCTGAGCCGGCAGGAGCAGAAG GAGGTGAGGTCCTGGCGGGGAGATGACTCCCCCATGACCAATGGCACGGGGGCCACAGTCCACCACCGGCGGGACCGAGAGctccagagagaagagagaaaggaggaggagaagctgAAAACCAGCCAG CCCTCCATCCTGGACTTGGCTGACATCTTCGTACCCGCCCCGGCCCTGCCCTCCACACACTGCTCTGCTGACCCATGGGACATCCCAG GTCTCAGGCCGAGCACAGAGCCCAGCGGCTCCTCCTGGGGGCCTTCTGCGGACCCCTGGTCTCCAGTCCCCTCAGGAAACGCCCTGTCCCGAAGCCAGCCCTGGGACTTGCTCCCTACACTCTCCTCTTCTGAGCCCTGGGGCCGGACCCCAGTGCTGCCTGCTGGACCCCCCACCACAGACCCCTGGGCACAGAACTCCCCCCACCACCAACTCCCCAGCACTGGGGCTGACCCTTGGGGGAGCCCTGTGGAGACCTCCAGCATACCTG CTTTAGGTGGGACCTCGACTTTTGACCCATTTGCCAAACCTCCAGAATCCACAGAGCCCAAGGAGAGGCTGGAGAGTACCCCGGCCCTGCCCTCTGGAAAGCCCAGCAGCCCTGTGG AGCTGGACCTGTTTGGAGACCCCATCCCCAGCGCCAAGCAAAATGGCACGAAGGAGCCAGATGCCTTGGAACTGGGGGCGCTGGGGGAAGCGCTAACCCCGCCCCGCCGGACTCCTGAGTCCTTCCTGGGCCCGTCCGCCTCTTCCTTGGTCAACCTTGACTCCTTGGTCAAGGCGCCTCAGGCTGCAAAGACGCGGAACCCCTTCCTGACAG GTTTCAGCGCCCCATCCTCCACCAACCCGTTCGGCTGGGGCGAGCAGGGCAGGCCGACCCTGAGCCAGATGCGCACCGGGTCGCCAGCGCCGGGCCTGGCGGCGGCCGCCGAAACACCCCTGGGCTCCATGACCTACAGcgcctccctgcccctccctctcaGCAGCGTGCCGGCCGGCGCGACCCTCCCCGCCTCGGTCAGCGTCTTCCCACATGCCGGCGCCTACCCGCCGCCGCCCGCGAGCCTGCCGCAGCCGCTGATGCCCACGGCCAGCCCCGCGGGGCCGCCGAACCCGCCCCCGCAGGCGGCCACCAACCCCTTCCTCTGA
- the EPN3 gene encoding epsin-3 isoform X1 encodes MTTSALRRQVKNIVHNYSEAEIKVREATSNDPWGPPSSLMSEIADLTFNTVAFAEVMGMLWRRLNDSGKNWRHVYKALTLLDYLLKTGSERVAHQCRENLYTIQTLKDFQHIDRDGKDQGVNVREKVKQVMALLKDEERLRQERIHALKTKERMALEGVGLGSGQLGFSRRHGSPSSYNSSSSSPRYASDLEQARPQTSGEEELQLQLALAMSREEAEKQPVPPASHRDEDLQLQLALRLSRQEQKEVRSWRGDDSPMTNGTGATVHHRRDRELQREERKEEEKLKTSQPSILDLADIFVPAPALPSTHCSADPWDIPGLRPSTEPSGSSWGPSADPWSPVPSGNALSRSQPWDLLPTLSSSEPWGRTPVLPAGPPTTDPWAQNSPHHQLPSTGADPWGSPVETSSIPALGGTSTFDPFAKPPESTEPKERLESTPALPSGKPSSPVELDLFGDPIPSAKQNGTKEPDALELGALGEALTPPRRTPESFLGPSASSLVNLDSLVKAPQAAKTRNPFLTGFSAPSSTNPFGWGEQGRPTLSQMRTGSPAPGLAAAAETPLGSMTYSASLPLPLSSVPAGATLPASVSVFPHAGAYPPPPASLPQPLMPTASPAGPPNPPPQAATNPFL; translated from the exons ATGACGACCTCCGCGCTGCGGCGCCAGGTGAAGAACATCGTGCACAACTACTCGGAGGCCGAGATCAAGGTGCGCGAGGCCACCAGCAATGACCCCTGGGGCCCGCCCAGCTCGCTCATGTCCGAGATCGCCGACCTGACCTTCAACACGGTGGCCTTCGCCGAGGTCATGGGCATGCTGTGGCGGCGGCTCAATGACAGTGGCAAGAACTGGCGGCACGTGTACAAGGCGCTGACGCTGCTGGACTACCTGCTCAAGACGGGCTCCGAGCGCGTGGCCCACCAGTGCCGAGAGAACCTCTACACCATCCAGACGCTCAAGGACTTCCAGCACATCGACCGCGACGGCAAGGACCAGGGCGTCAACGTGCGCGAGAAGGTCAAGCAGGTGATGGCCCTGCTCAAGGACGAGGAGCGCCTGCGGCAGGAGCGCATCCACGCTCTCAAGACCAAGGAGCGCATGGCGCTGGAGGGCGTGGGCCTTGGCAGCGGGCAGCTGGGCTTCAGCCGCCGCCACGGCTCCCCGTCCTCCTATAACT CTTCCTCCTCCTCGCCCCGCTATGCCTCAGACCTGGAGCAGGCTCGGCCCCAGACGTCAggggaagaggagctgcagctgcagcTGGCCCTGGCCATGAGCCGCGAGGAGGCTGAGAAG CAGCCGGTCCCCCCAGCCTCCCACAGGGACGAGGACTTGCAGCTGCAGCTGGCTCTGCGCCTGAGCCGGCAGGAGCAGAAG GAGGTGAGGTCCTGGCGGGGAGATGACTCCCCCATGACCAATGGCACGGGGGCCACAGTCCACCACCGGCGGGACCGAGAGctccagagagaagagagaaaggaggaggagaagctgAAAACCAGCCAG CCCTCCATCCTGGACTTGGCTGACATCTTCGTACCCGCCCCGGCCCTGCCCTCCACACACTGCTCTGCTGACCCATGGGACATCCCAG GTCTCAGGCCGAGCACAGAGCCCAGCGGCTCCTCCTGGGGGCCTTCTGCGGACCCCTGGTCTCCAGTCCCCTCAGGAAACGCCCTGTCCCGAAGCCAGCCCTGGGACTTGCTCCCTACACTCTCCTCTTCTGAGCCCTGGGGCCGGACCCCAGTGCTGCCTGCTGGACCCCCCACCACAGACCCCTGGGCACAGAACTCCCCCCACCACCAACTCCCCAGCACTGGGGCTGACCCTTGGGGGAGCCCTGTGGAGACCTCCAGCATACCTG CTTTAGGTGGGACCTCGACTTTTGACCCATTTGCCAAACCTCCAGAATCCACAGAGCCCAAGGAGAGGCTGGAGAGTACCCCGGCCCTGCCCTCTGGAAAGCCCAGCAGCCCTGTGG AGCTGGACCTGTTTGGAGACCCCATCCCCAGCGCCAAGCAAAATGGCACGAAGGAGCCAGATGCCTTGGAACTGGGGGCGCTGGGGGAAGCGCTAACCCCGCCCCGCCGGACTCCTGAGTCCTTCCTGGGCCCGTCCGCCTCTTCCTTGGTCAACCTTGACTCCTTGGTCAAGGCGCCTCAGGCTGCAAAGACGCGGAACCCCTTCCTGACAG GTTTCAGCGCCCCATCCTCCACCAACCCGTTCGGCTGGGGCGAGCAGGGCAGGCCGACCCTGAGCCAGATGCGCACCGGGTCGCCAGCGCCGGGCCTGGCGGCGGCCGCCGAAACACCCCTGGGCTCCATGACCTACAGcgcctccctgcccctccctctcaGCAGCGTGCCGGCCGGCGCGACCCTCCCCGCCTCGGTCAGCGTCTTCCCACATGCCGGCGCCTACCCGCCGCCGCCCGCGAGCCTGCCGCAGCCGCTGATGCCCACGGCCAGCCCCGCGGGGCCGCCGAACCCGCCCCCGCAGGCGGCCACCAACCCCTTCCTCTGA
- the SPATA20 gene encoding spermatogenesis-associated protein 20 isoform X2, translating into MLSARAWLCRGFLLSRAGPGLAASRRGSSSRDKDRSASVSSSVPMPTGGKGSRTNCSQPAPQRAPNRLINEKSPYLLQHAYNPVDWYPWGQEAFDKAKKENKPIFLSVGYSTCHWCHMMEEESFQNEEIGRLLSEDFVSVKVDREERPDVDKVYMTFVQATSSGGGWPMNVWLTPSLQPFVGGTYFPPEDGLTRVGFRTLLLRIRDQWKQNKNTLLENSQRVTTALLARSEISMGDRQLPPSAATMNSRCFQQLDEGYDEEYGGFAEAPKFPTPVILSFLFSYWLSHRITQDGSRAQQMALHTLKMMANGGIRDHVGQGFHRYSTDRQWHIPHFEKMLYDQAQLAVVYSQAFQISGDEFYSDVAKGILQYVSRSLSHRSGGFYSAEDADSPPERGARPKEGAYYVWTVKEVQQLLPEPVPGATEPLTAGQLLMKHYGLTEAGNASASQDPKGELQGQNVLTVHYSLELTAARYGLDVQAVQTLLDTGLEKLLQTRKHRPRPHLDTKMLAAWNGLMVSGYAVTGAVLGLEKLVNYATNGARFLKRHMFDVASGRLMRTCYAGSGGTVEHSNPPCWGFLEDYAFVVRGLLDLYEASLESAWLEWALRLQDTQDQLFWDSRGGGYFCSEAELEAGLPLRLKDDQDGAEPSANSVSAHNLLRLHGFTGHKDWLDKCANLLTAFSERMRRVPVALPEMVRALSAHQQTLKQIVICGSPQAKDTKALVQCVHSVYVPNKVLILADGDPSSFLARQLPFLSTLRRLEDRATAYVCENQACSMPITEPCKLRKLLLQ; encoded by the exons ATGCTGAGCGCGCGGGCCTGGCTGTGTCGCGGCTTCCTGCTGTCCCGCGCCGGGCCGGGGCTCGCTGCGAGCCGCAG GGGGAGCTCCTCCCGGGACAAGGACCGGAGTGCATCGGTCAGCAGTTCTGTGCCCATGCCTACTGGAGGGAAGGGGAGCCGGACCAACTGCTCCCAGCCTGCACCCCAGAGAGCCCCCAACCGCCTGATCAATGAGAAGTCACCGTACCTCCTGCAACATGCCTACAACCCTGTGGACTG GTACCCCTGGGGACAGGAAGCCTTTGACAAggccaagaaagaaaacaagccaATTTTCCTCTCAG TGGGGTACTCCACCTGCCACTGGTGCCACATGATGGAGGAGGAGTCCTTCCAGAACGAGGAGATAGGCCGCCTGCTCAGCGAGGACTTTGTCAGCGTGAAGGTGGACCGGGAGGAGAGGCCAGATGTGGACAAGGTGTACATGACCTTCGTGCAG GCTACCAGCAGTGGTGGGGGCTGGCCCATGAACGTATGGTTGACTCCCAGCCTCCAGCCCTTTGTGGGGGGCACTTACTTCCCCCCTGAGGACGGCTTGACCCGAGTTGGCTTCCGCACACTGTTGCTGAGGATACGGGATCAG TGGAAACAGAACAAGAACACCCTGCTAGAAAACAGCCAGCGAGTCACAACAGCCCTGCTGGCCCGGTCGGAGATCAGCATGGGTGACCGCCAGCTGCCACCCTCCGCCGCCACCATGAACAGCCGCTGCTTCCAGCAGCTGGATGAAGGCTATGACGAGGAGTACGGCGGCTTTGCTGAGGCCCCCAAGTTCCCCACGCCAG TGATCCTGAGCTTCCTGTTCTCCTACTGGCTCAGCCATCGAATAACCCAGGATGGCTCCCGGGCCCAGCAGATGGCCTTGCACACCCTGAAGATGATGGCCAATGGGGGCATCCGGGACCACGTAGGGCAG GGCTTCCACCGCTACTCCACGGACCGCCAGTGGCACATCCCGCACTTCGAGAAGATGCTCTATGACCAGGCACAGCTTGCAGTGGTCTATTCACAGGCCTTCCAG ATCTCTGGTGACGAATTCTACTCCGATGTTGCCAAAGGCATCCTGCAGTATGTGTCTAGAAGTCTGAGCCACCGG TCCGGAGGCTTCTACAGCGCAGAGGACGCTGACTCACCCCCAGAGCGGGGCGCACGGCCCAAAGAGGGCGCCTACTACGTGTGGACGGTCAAAGAGGTGCAGCAGCTCCTCCCCGAGCCCGTGCCGGGTGCCACCGAGCCACTGACCGCAGGCCAGCTCCTCATGAAGCACTACGGGCTCACGGAGGCCGGCAATGCCAGCGCCAGCCAG GACCCTAAGGGGGAGCTGCAGGGCCAGAACGTGCTGACCGTCCACTACTCGCTGGAGCTGACCGCCGCCCGCTATGGCTTGGACGTGCAGGCTGTGCAGACCTTGCTCGATACGGGGCTGGAGAAGCTCCTCCAGACCCGGAAACACCGGCCGAGGCCGCACCTGGACACCAAGATGCTGGCGGCCTGGAACG GTCTGATGGTGTCTGGCTATGCTGTAACCGGGGCTGTCCTCGGTCTAGAGAAGCTGGTCAACTACGCCACCAACGGGGCCAGATTCCTGAAGCGACACATGTTTGACGTGGCCAGTGGGCGCCTGATGCGGACCTGCTACGCGGGCTCGGGGGGGACCGTGGAGcacag CAACCCGCCCTGCTGGGGCTTCCTGGAAGACTATGCCTTCGTGGTGCGGGGCCTGCTGGACCTGTACGAGGCGTCGCTGGAGAGCGCGTGGCTCGAGTGGGCTCTGCGGCTGCAGGACACACAGGACCAGCTCTTCTGGGATTCCCGGGGTGGTGGCTACTTCTGCAGTGAGGCTGAGCTGGAGGCTGGCCTGCCCCTGCGCCTGAAGGACG aCCAGGATGGTGCAGAGCCCAGTGCCAACTCCGTGTCGGCCCACAACCTGCTCCGGCTGCACGGCTTCACGGGTCACAAGGACTGGCTGGACAAATGTGCAAACCTGTTGACCGCCTTCTCTGAGCGCATGCGCCGTGTCCCAGTGGCATTGCCCGAGATGGTCCGCGCCCTCTCGGCCCACCAGCAGACCCTCAAGCAG ATTGTGATCTGTGGCAGCCCCCAGGCCAAGGACACCAAGGCCCTGGTGCAGTGCGTGCACTCCGTCTATGTCCCTAACAAG GTACTGATCCTGGCTGACGGGGACCCCTCGAGCTTCCTCGCCCGCCAGCTGCCCTTCCTGAGTACCCTGCGGCGGCTGGAAGACCGGGCCACTGCCTACGTGTGTGAGAACCAGGCCTGCTCCATGCCCATCACCGAGCCCTGCAAACTACGGAAGCTGCTACTCCAGTGA
- the SPATA20 gene encoding spermatogenesis-associated protein 20 isoform X1, translated as MSHLSSPPKKHKGEHKGHGLPRGSERGSSSRDKDRSASVSSSVPMPTGGKGSRTNCSQPAPQRAPNRLINEKSPYLLQHAYNPVDWYPWGQEAFDKAKKENKPIFLSVGYSTCHWCHMMEEESFQNEEIGRLLSEDFVSVKVDREERPDVDKVYMTFVQATSSGGGWPMNVWLTPSLQPFVGGTYFPPEDGLTRVGFRTLLLRIRDQWKQNKNTLLENSQRVTTALLARSEISMGDRQLPPSAATMNSRCFQQLDEGYDEEYGGFAEAPKFPTPVILSFLFSYWLSHRITQDGSRAQQMALHTLKMMANGGIRDHVGQGFHRYSTDRQWHIPHFEKMLYDQAQLAVVYSQAFQISGDEFYSDVAKGILQYVSRSLSHRSGGFYSAEDADSPPERGARPKEGAYYVWTVKEVQQLLPEPVPGATEPLTAGQLLMKHYGLTEAGNASASQDPKGELQGQNVLTVHYSLELTAARYGLDVQAVQTLLDTGLEKLLQTRKHRPRPHLDTKMLAAWNGLMVSGYAVTGAVLGLEKLVNYATNGARFLKRHMFDVASGRLMRTCYAGSGGTVEHSNPPCWGFLEDYAFVVRGLLDLYEASLESAWLEWALRLQDTQDQLFWDSRGGGYFCSEAELEAGLPLRLKDDQDGAEPSANSVSAHNLLRLHGFTGHKDWLDKCANLLTAFSERMRRVPVALPEMVRALSAHQQTLKQIVICGSPQAKDTKALVQCVHSVYVPNKVLILADGDPSSFLARQLPFLSTLRRLEDRATAYVCENQACSMPITEPCKLRKLLLQ; from the exons ATGAGCCACCTTtcctcaccccccaaaaaacataaGGGGGAGCACAAAGGCCACGGTCTCCCCCGTGGTTCAGAAAG GGGGAGCTCCTCCCGGGACAAGGACCGGAGTGCATCGGTCAGCAGTTCTGTGCCCATGCCTACTGGAGGGAAGGGGAGCCGGACCAACTGCTCCCAGCCTGCACCCCAGAGAGCCCCCAACCGCCTGATCAATGAGAAGTCACCGTACCTCCTGCAACATGCCTACAACCCTGTGGACTG GTACCCCTGGGGACAGGAAGCCTTTGACAAggccaagaaagaaaacaagccaATTTTCCTCTCAG TGGGGTACTCCACCTGCCACTGGTGCCACATGATGGAGGAGGAGTCCTTCCAGAACGAGGAGATAGGCCGCCTGCTCAGCGAGGACTTTGTCAGCGTGAAGGTGGACCGGGAGGAGAGGCCAGATGTGGACAAGGTGTACATGACCTTCGTGCAG GCTACCAGCAGTGGTGGGGGCTGGCCCATGAACGTATGGTTGACTCCCAGCCTCCAGCCCTTTGTGGGGGGCACTTACTTCCCCCCTGAGGACGGCTTGACCCGAGTTGGCTTCCGCACACTGTTGCTGAGGATACGGGATCAG TGGAAACAGAACAAGAACACCCTGCTAGAAAACAGCCAGCGAGTCACAACAGCCCTGCTGGCCCGGTCGGAGATCAGCATGGGTGACCGCCAGCTGCCACCCTCCGCCGCCACCATGAACAGCCGCTGCTTCCAGCAGCTGGATGAAGGCTATGACGAGGAGTACGGCGGCTTTGCTGAGGCCCCCAAGTTCCCCACGCCAG TGATCCTGAGCTTCCTGTTCTCCTACTGGCTCAGCCATCGAATAACCCAGGATGGCTCCCGGGCCCAGCAGATGGCCTTGCACACCCTGAAGATGATGGCCAATGGGGGCATCCGGGACCACGTAGGGCAG GGCTTCCACCGCTACTCCACGGACCGCCAGTGGCACATCCCGCACTTCGAGAAGATGCTCTATGACCAGGCACAGCTTGCAGTGGTCTATTCACAGGCCTTCCAG ATCTCTGGTGACGAATTCTACTCCGATGTTGCCAAAGGCATCCTGCAGTATGTGTCTAGAAGTCTGAGCCACCGG TCCGGAGGCTTCTACAGCGCAGAGGACGCTGACTCACCCCCAGAGCGGGGCGCACGGCCCAAAGAGGGCGCCTACTACGTGTGGACGGTCAAAGAGGTGCAGCAGCTCCTCCCCGAGCCCGTGCCGGGTGCCACCGAGCCACTGACCGCAGGCCAGCTCCTCATGAAGCACTACGGGCTCACGGAGGCCGGCAATGCCAGCGCCAGCCAG GACCCTAAGGGGGAGCTGCAGGGCCAGAACGTGCTGACCGTCCACTACTCGCTGGAGCTGACCGCCGCCCGCTATGGCTTGGACGTGCAGGCTGTGCAGACCTTGCTCGATACGGGGCTGGAGAAGCTCCTCCAGACCCGGAAACACCGGCCGAGGCCGCACCTGGACACCAAGATGCTGGCGGCCTGGAACG GTCTGATGGTGTCTGGCTATGCTGTAACCGGGGCTGTCCTCGGTCTAGAGAAGCTGGTCAACTACGCCACCAACGGGGCCAGATTCCTGAAGCGACACATGTTTGACGTGGCCAGTGGGCGCCTGATGCGGACCTGCTACGCGGGCTCGGGGGGGACCGTGGAGcacag CAACCCGCCCTGCTGGGGCTTCCTGGAAGACTATGCCTTCGTGGTGCGGGGCCTGCTGGACCTGTACGAGGCGTCGCTGGAGAGCGCGTGGCTCGAGTGGGCTCTGCGGCTGCAGGACACACAGGACCAGCTCTTCTGGGATTCCCGGGGTGGTGGCTACTTCTGCAGTGAGGCTGAGCTGGAGGCTGGCCTGCCCCTGCGCCTGAAGGACG aCCAGGATGGTGCAGAGCCCAGTGCCAACTCCGTGTCGGCCCACAACCTGCTCCGGCTGCACGGCTTCACGGGTCACAAGGACTGGCTGGACAAATGTGCAAACCTGTTGACCGCCTTCTCTGAGCGCATGCGCCGTGTCCCAGTGGCATTGCCCGAGATGGTCCGCGCCCTCTCGGCCCACCAGCAGACCCTCAAGCAG ATTGTGATCTGTGGCAGCCCCCAGGCCAAGGACACCAAGGCCCTGGTGCAGTGCGTGCACTCCGTCTATGTCCCTAACAAG GTACTGATCCTGGCTGACGGGGACCCCTCGAGCTTCCTCGCCCGCCAGCTGCCCTTCCTGAGTACCCTGCGGCGGCTGGAAGACCGGGCCACTGCCTACGTGTGTGAGAACCAGGCCTGCTCCATGCCCATCACCGAGCCCTGCAAACTACGGAAGCTGCTACTCCAGTGA